One segment of Triticum aestivum cultivar Chinese Spring chromosome 2A, IWGSC CS RefSeq v2.1, whole genome shotgun sequence DNA contains the following:
- the LOC123188632 gene encoding photosystem II protein D1-like has product MTAILERRESTSLWGRFCNWITSTENRLYIGWFGVLMIPTLLTATSVFIIAFIAAPPVDIDGIREPVSGSLLYGNNIISGAIIPTSAAIGLHFYPIWEAASVDEWLYNGGPYELIVLHFLLGVACYMGREWELSFRLGMRPWIAVAYSAPVAAATAVFLIYPIGQGSFSDGMPLGISGTFNFMIVFQVEHNILMHPFHMLGVAGVFGGSLFSAMHGSLVTSSLIRETTENESANEGYKFGQEEETYNIVAAHGYFG; this is encoded by the coding sequence ATGACTGCAATTTTAGAGAGACGCGAAAGTACAAGCCTGTGGGGTCGCTTCTGCAACTGGATAACTAGCACTGAAAATCGTCTTTACATCGGATGGTTCGGTGTTTTGATGATCCCTACCTTATTGACCGCAACTTCTGTATTTATTATCGCCTTCATCGCTGCCCCTCCAGTAGATATTGATGGTATTCGTGAGCCTGTTTCTGGTTCTTTACTTTATGGAAACAATATTATCTCTGGTGCTATTATCCCTACTTCTGCGGCGATCGGATTGCACTTTTACCCAATTTGGGAAGCTGCATCTGTTGATGAGTGGTTATATAATGGTGGTCCTTATGAGCTAATTGTTCTACACTTCTTACTTGGTGTAGCTTGTTATATGGGTCGTGAGTGGGAACTTAGTTTCCGTCTGGGTATGCGTCCTTGGATTGCTGTTGCATATTCAGCTCCTGTTGCAGCTGCTACTGCTGTTTTCTTGATTTACCCTATTGGTCAAGGAAGCTTTTCTGATGGTATGCCTTTAGGAATCTCTGGTACTTTCAACTTTATGATTGTATTCCAGGTAGAGCACAACATCCTTATGCATCCATTCCACATGTTAGGTGTAGCTGGTGTATTCGGCGGTTCCCTATTCAGTGCTATGCATGGTTCCTTGGTAACCTCTAGTTTGATCAGGGAAACTACTGAAAATGAATCTGCTAATGAGGGTTACAAATTTGGTCAAGAGGAAGAAACTTATAATATTGTGGCTGCTCATGGTTATTTTGGCTGA
- the LOC123191666 gene encoding 50S ribosomal protein L2, chloroplastic-like, giving the protein MAEWLKRPTHNWRILNNTAKHLYKTPIPSTRKGTVDRQVKSNPRNNLIHGRHHCGKGRNSIVIITARHRGGGHKRLYRKIDFRRNQKDISGRIVTIEYDPNRNAYICLIHYGDGEKRYILHPRGAIIGDTIVSGTKVPISMGNALPLTDMPLGTAMHNIEITRGRGGQLARAAGAVAKLIAKEGKSATLRLPSGEVRLVSQNCLATVGQVGNVGVNQKSLGRAGSKCWLGKRPVVRGVVMNPVDHPHGGGEGKAPIGRKKPTTHWGYPALGRRTRKRKKYSDSFILRCRK; this is encoded by the exons GAGAATACTTAATAATACGGCGAAACATTTATACAAAACACCTATCCCGAGCACACGCAAGGGGACCGTAGACAGGCAAGTGAAATCCAATCCACGAAATAATTTGATCCATGGACGGCACCATTGTGGTAAAGGTCGTAATTCCATAGTAATCATTACCGCAAGGCATAGAGGGGGAGGTCATAAGCGCCTATACCGTAAAATAGATTTTCGACGGAATCAAAAAGACATATCTGGTAGAATAGTCACCATAGAATACGACCCTAATCGAAATGCATACATTTGTCTCATACACTATGGGGATGGTGAGAAGAGATATATTTTACATCCCAGAGGGGCTATAATTGGAGATACTATTGTTTCTGGTACAAAAGTTCCTATATCAATGGGAAATGCCCTACCTTTGA CCGATATGCCCTTAGGCACGGCCATGCATAACATAGAAATCACACGTGGAAGGGGTGGGCAATTAGCTAGAGCAGCAGGTGCTGTAGCGAAACTCATTGCAAAAGAGGGTAAATCGGCCACTTTAAGATTACCATCTGGGGAGGTCCGTTTAGTATCCCAAAACTGCTTAGCAACAGTCGGACAAGTGGGTAATGTTGGGGTGAACCAAAAAAGTTTGGGCAGAGCCGGATCTAAGTGTTGGCTAGGTAAACGCCCCGTAGTAAGAGGGGTAGTTATGAACCCTGTGGACCACCCCCATGGGGGCGGTGAAGGGAAAGCTCCCATTGGTAGAAAAAAACCCACAACCCATTGGGGTTATCCTGCGCTTGGAAGAAGAACtaggaaaaggaaaaaatatagcGATAGTTTTATTCTTCGTTGCCGTAAGTAA